One genomic window of Caldivirga maquilingensis IC-167 includes the following:
- a CDS encoding Nre family DNA repair protein, with translation MTGIRIRPELCLACKGYRNLCGLPKCPLLERRITLSRIEKYINGNVNGSSPPSVVVGEHGYPLVRVMIGIPPNVHGDAASSYDNPSEWWGRLSLFDIIRLRSSMVAASTTVKVNNVDKLYDNELAPASVSERPVDMEALLKGKLTGVSINELLAPTPPSVRALSIRINDNPKVPKPIEKLINDDAEANDAVWEAYRAGISVYSLIRALSVGMLGRRRNRRLVPTRWAITAVDSIIGNRLRSRIKSMPELSEDLLFYGEYLGNRFIIVLRPGAYRARWIELWYPSSALVLGNEAAVHVVDEDYRGRVNDMDGGFYAARLSALEYLSRIGKSAEVIIFREVLPEYFATVGNWHIRETVRRAFEKGPISKGDEVYSTLVNLLKSKEIVKYMPSRLNRITDYMGVNNG, from the coding sequence GTGACTGGGATTAGGATAAGGCCTGAATTATGCTTGGCGTGTAAGGGATACAGGAACCTATGTGGATTACCCAAGTGCCCGCTCCTGGAGAGGAGGATTACGTTAAGTCGAATTGAAAAGTACATTAATGGTAATGTTAATGGGTCCTCACCCCCATCAGTGGTGGTTGGTGAGCATGGTTACCCATTAGTAAGGGTTATGATTGGTATACCGCCTAACGTGCATGGTGATGCAGCCTCAAGTTACGATAACCCAAGTGAATGGTGGGGTAGGTTAAGTTTATTCGATATTATTAGGCTTAGGTCATCCATGGTTGCTGCATCAACCACTGTTAAGGTTAATAACGTTGATAAACTCTATGATAATGAATTAGCACCAGCATCAGTATCAGAGCGGCCTGTGGATATGGAGGCTTTACTTAAGGGTAAGTTAACTGGAGTCAGCATTAATGAACTACTAGCCCCCACTCCCCCCTCAGTTAGGGCGTTGAGTATTAGGATTAATGATAATCCCAAGGTACCTAAGCCCATTGAGAAGTTAATCAACGATGATGCTGAGGCCAATGATGCTGTTTGGGAGGCCTACAGGGCAGGGATTAGTGTTTACTCATTAATAAGGGCATTATCAGTGGGTATGCTGGGTAGGAGGAGGAATCGAAGACTAGTACCCACTAGGTGGGCCATTACTGCTGTGGATTCAATCATAGGTAATAGATTGAGGAGTAGAATCAAGTCAATGCCTGAGTTAAGCGAGGATCTACTCTTCTACGGCGAATACCTGGGTAATAGATTCATTATAGTGCTTAGGCCTGGTGCATATAGGGCTAGGTGGATTGAATTATGGTACCCGTCCTCAGCCCTTGTCCTAGGTAATGAGGCTGCTGTTCACGTTGTTGATGAGGATTATAGGGGTAGGGTTAATGACATGGATGGTGGCTTTTACGCAGCTAGGTTATCTGCATTAGAGTACCTTAGTAGGATTGGTAAATCAGCTGAAGTAATAATATTTAGGGAGGTTCTTCCAGAGTACTTCGCAACGGTTGGTAATTGGCATATTAGGGAGACTGTTAGGAGGGCTTTTGAGAAGGGCCCAATTAGTAAGGGTGATGAAGTTTACTCAACATTAGTTAATTTACTTAAAAGCAAGGAAATAGTAAAATACATGCCCAGTAGGCTTAATCGTATTACAGATTACATGGGTGTTAATAATGGTTAA
- a CDS encoding FHA domain-containing protein has product MHNNKGNATLNVKDLGAETTSRVEQKPVKRIRITFIESTTDSLKNTAVDLDVVYFDSITIGRAPDNIVVIPDITVSRRHAVISRDSSGSIVLVDLNSKNGTYVYNNGVFERVNKVELKDGIVIRLGIYTIIRINLIQG; this is encoded by the coding sequence ATGCATAATAATAAGGGTAATGCCACCCTTAACGTTAAGGATCTAGGAGCAGAAACAACCAGCCGTGTTGAGCAGAAGCCGGTGAAAAGGATTAGAATAACCTTCATAGAATCAACCACTGACTCACTTAAGAACACAGCTGTGGATCTTGACGTAGTGTACTTCGATTCAATAACCATAGGAAGGGCACCGGACAACATAGTGGTTATACCTGATATAACGGTTTCAAGGAGGCATGCAGTAATATCCAGGGACTCCAGTGGTTCAATAGTTCTAGTTGACTTAAACAGTAAGAATGGTACATACGTGTATAATAATGGTGTTTTTGAACGCGTTAATAAGGTTGAATTAAAGGATGGAATAGTGATAAGGCTAGGCATATACACTATAATAAGGATAAATCTGATTCAGGGATAA
- a CDS encoding serine/threonine-protein kinase: protein MRSEPRYSYYDLIERITETLALAVLVTAVGITFNESMIMIIATTLTMLPVLLFPFAKNYATISALYLALALITYSNLNSLGFISELVVMVGVSIAVSLTVIQLPAWSRYLLVGVYYVLVVASSAATYSLIYMIFSFLLLMYITIRAYNGPLQSTYRYPSWVMYILSILPLILILLSQRLKPSLFQASLSILASFVLTIPMVKSSRLKRALAIALSSTSLIFIPQASLLLIPALATFRKVRYHRGVPPPETWVDAWIGGRYYVEKVIDTGGFSYVLLGRYGNEKYAIKVLRYTSPSNTPLASDLKVVQSFKREMTSYLLVNSDRVVKVYEIHINEDKLPYRNLESYLEDPPYIVMDYMEYGSLRRYLREKGKLSVGEAVRIAYEVAIALKELHSMGMLHLDLKPENVLFKDKNRRVVKLGDLGASRVYAGQSVEISQFSLAYSAPEVLMNKAATDRADVYSLGLIMYEMLMGFNPQQYILRGITPPMDPHIPPLLTDIILRSLSMNPQMRPSIDEVITVLSILTTPLQS, encoded by the coding sequence ATGCGCAGTGAACCAAGGTACAGTTACTATGACTTGATTGAGAGGATTACTGAAACCCTAGCCTTAGCAGTATTGGTAACGGCAGTTGGGATAACGTTTAATGAGAGCATGATTATGATAATAGCAACCACCTTAACCATGCTTCCAGTACTCCTATTCCCCTTCGCTAAGAATTACGCAACAATAAGCGCACTGTACCTGGCCCTGGCCTTAATCACATACAGTAACCTTAATTCACTGGGGTTCATAAGTGAACTGGTAGTAATGGTGGGGGTTTCAATAGCTGTTTCATTAACTGTAATTCAATTACCAGCCTGGTCACGTTACCTCCTAGTTGGAGTCTACTACGTACTTGTGGTTGCTTCATCAGCCGCTACATACTCCTTAATATACATGATATTCAGCTTCCTACTGCTAATGTACATTACGATAAGAGCCTACAATGGTCCTCTTCAATCAACCTACAGGTACCCATCCTGGGTAATGTATATTCTCTCAATACTCCCACTTATACTAATTCTACTTAGTCAAAGATTAAAACCCAGTTTATTTCAAGCTTCACTAAGCATTTTAGCGAGCTTCGTGTTAACGATACCAATGGTTAAGTCAAGTAGGCTTAAGCGGGCTTTAGCTATTGCATTATCATCAACCTCACTAATCTTTATCCCCCAAGCATCACTCCTACTAATACCGGCACTGGCAACATTCAGGAAAGTGAGATACCATAGGGGTGTGCCGCCGCCTGAAACATGGGTTGATGCATGGATTGGTGGCCGTTACTACGTTGAGAAGGTTATTGACACTGGGGGATTCAGCTACGTGTTACTGGGTCGTTACGGTAATGAGAAGTACGCCATTAAGGTTCTCAGATACACCAGCCCTAGTAACACTCCCTTAGCCAGTGACTTGAAGGTTGTTCAATCCTTTAAGAGAGAGATGACCAGTTACCTACTAGTTAACAGTGATAGGGTGGTTAAGGTTTATGAAATACACATAAATGAGGATAAATTACCCTACAGGAACCTGGAGTCTTACCTGGAGGATCCACCATACATAGTTATGGATTACATGGAGTATGGGTCATTGAGACGTTACCTTAGGGAGAAGGGAAAACTAAGTGTAGGTGAGGCTGTTAGAATTGCGTATGAGGTGGCTATTGCCTTAAAGGAATTACACAGCATGGGTATGCTTCACCTTGATCTTAAGCCTGAGAACGTCCTATTCAAGGATAAGAATAGGAGGGTAGTTAAGCTCGGTGACTTAGGGGCTTCAAGGGTTTACGCAGGGCAGAGTGTTGAAATATCTCAATTCTCCCTAGCATACTCAGCCCCTGAGGTTCTCATGAATAAGGCAGCCACGGATAGGGCTGACGTATACTCCCTGGGTTTAATAATGTATGAGATGCTCATGGGTTTTAACCCACAGCAATACATCTTAAGAGGCATTACACCACCCATGGATCCACACATACCCCCACTACTCACCGACATTATACTGAGAAGCCTAAGCATGAATCCTCAAATGCGTCCAAGCATTGATGAGGTTATTACTGTACTAAGCATCTTAACAACCCCTCTACAATCCTAA
- a CDS encoding 2-(3-amino-3-carboxypropyl)histidine synthase subunit 1/2 translates to MIVENVLVEGIDELRGIINDRVMIEAPIGLNNIAVKLSKIIIEKYGVKEAVVSGRNAWGACDITTPPPGFDIIHIGHALPPNIESLMRINGYVIEKNGEKAVITGKGFKAYILPAYYMPNDGVVEALVKGLQGYEGSLVLYPILYKLYAESVARGIRGAAVGPFTGCFMPIRANRIVVVSGGYFYALTAKLINPGSRVMVADPHRVVVEDVESVYRRYIGLKVNSLLRAIDARRIAILLTSKPGQGNINHALSVKRRLQQSGRDAFILYVDEVSAEAINNIDADAVVIEACPRIALDDLDRVNKPLIAPLEVNYIINGKISEYKAAAATLIPLNSGY, encoded by the coding sequence ATGATAGTGGAGAATGTGTTGGTGGAGGGTATTGATGAGTTAAGGGGGATTATTAATGATAGAGTGATGATTGAGGCGCCAATAGGTCTTAATAATATTGCAGTGAAGTTATCGAAAATAATTATTGAGAAGTATGGTGTTAAGGAAGCAGTAGTAAGCGGTAGGAATGCCTGGGGGGCATGTGACATAACCACTCCACCGCCTGGCTTCGACATTATACACATTGGTCATGCGTTACCCCCGAATATTGAATCATTAATGAGGATTAATGGCTATGTGATTGAGAAGAACGGTGAAAAGGCAGTTATCACTGGTAAGGGGTTTAAGGCATATATCCTACCAGCCTACTACATGCCTAATGATGGTGTCGTTGAGGCTTTAGTCAAGGGCCTACAGGGGTATGAGGGTTCACTAGTCCTTTACCCAATCCTATACAAGCTTTACGCGGAGTCAGTGGCTAGGGGGATACGTGGAGCCGCGGTGGGGCCGTTCACAGGATGCTTCATGCCCATTAGGGCTAATAGGATTGTGGTGGTTTCAGGGGGTTACTTCTATGCGTTAACAGCTAAGTTAATTAACCCAGGTTCAAGGGTAATGGTGGCTGATCCACATAGGGTTGTGGTTGAGGATGTGGAGTCGGTTTACAGGAGGTACATTGGTTTAAAGGTTAATTCACTGTTAAGGGCTATTGATGCGAGGAGGATAGCCATATTATTAACCAGTAAGCCTGGTCAAGGCAACATTAATCATGCCTTAAGCGTTAAACGTAGGTTACAGCAGAGTGGGAGGGATGCCTTCATACTCTACGTTGATGAGGTCTCAGCTGAGGCTATAAATAATATTGATGCTGACGCAGTTGTTATTGAGGCTTGTCCGAGAATAGCCTTAGATGACTTAGATAGGGTTAATAAACCACTCATAGCGCCGCTTGAGGTGAATTACATTATTAACGGTAAGATAAGTGAATATAAGGCAGCTGCAGCAACATTGATACCGCTTAATAGTGGGTACTAG
- a CDS encoding DUF72 domain-containing protein, with protein MEIYVGTSGWLYDWNKGRSLDWYVKYSGLNAVELNSSFYRLPKPTMVNSWASKASALRWSIKAYRYISHVAKLSGNAPEWWRKMIELFKPLNNSIDFYLIQLPPSFKYSSDNLSRLHDFISEIGGGERIAVEFRERGWFNDSVVNSINELEVTMVSIDSPEIKWIGSSNGVVYLRMHGRSNWYFHNYSEGELIEVAKVIKSLNPIKVYVFFNNDHWMLENAKAMLSILRNL; from the coding sequence ATGGAAATTTACGTAGGCACCTCAGGTTGGTTATATGATTGGAATAAGGGGCGTTCACTGGATTGGTACGTTAAGTATAGTGGGTTGAATGCAGTTGAGTTGAATTCATCATTCTATAGGTTACCTAAACCCACTATGGTTAATTCATGGGCTAGTAAGGCTTCAGCATTAAGATGGTCTATTAAGGCTTATAGGTACATTAGCCATGTGGCTAAGCTTAGCGGTAATGCCCCTGAATGGTGGCGTAAGATGATTGAGTTATTTAAGCCGCTTAACAATAGCATCGACTTCTACTTAATTCAACTACCTCCATCATTCAAGTACAGTAGCGATAACTTAAGTAGACTTCACGACTTCATAAGTGAAATAGGAGGTGGTGAGAGAATTGCGGTTGAGTTTAGGGAGCGCGGTTGGTTTAATGATAGCGTGGTTAATTCAATTAATGAACTTGAAGTCACAATGGTATCCATAGACTCCCCTGAAATTAAGTGGATAGGATCAAGTAATGGTGTTGTTTACTTGAGGATGCATGGGAGGAGTAATTGGTACTTCCACAATTACAGTGAGGGTGAATTAATTGAGGTGGCTAAGGTTATTAAATCCCTTAATCCAATTAAGGTTTACGTATTCTTTAATAATGACCACTGGATGCTGGAGAACGCTAAGGCAATGTTAAGCATTTTAAGAAACCTTTAA
- a CDS encoding DsrE family protein, with protein sequence MNYRVVAQVSDLDKVKAALVSCRNLLEDLGNVQLEVVFNQMAVRALVKGSEYEGDVDELIKMGVLIVACRNAMRLNNINEGDLINGVAIVNAGVGEIVRKMADGWLYLRL encoded by the coding sequence ATGAATTATAGGGTTGTTGCACAGGTATCGGATTTGGATAAGGTTAAGGCGGCGTTGGTGTCCTGCAGGAACCTGCTTGAGGATTTAGGTAACGTGCAGCTTGAGGTTGTTTTCAATCAAATGGCAGTTAGGGCATTAGTCAAGGGTAGTGAGTATGAGGGTGATGTTGATGAGCTTATTAAAATGGGTGTTCTTATTGTTGCCTGTAGGAATGCCATGAGGTTGAATAATATTAATGAGGGGGATTTAATTAACGGTGTCGCCATTGTTAATGCTGGGGTGGGGGAAATTGTGAGGAAGATGGCTGATGGTTGGCTATACTTAAGGCTGTGA
- a CDS encoding DNA-directed RNA polymerase, which translates to MMQGLNKPNPCRGVFRVITVEDYIRVPPSVFNEPIDKIAYEQLRSNYEGKVDRELGVFIAVFDVKVDKRGVIVYGDGATYHKVSFKALVFVPLINEIVEGDVVDVKEYGAHVRIGALTAFIHRSQVMDENVVLFDRQSGVFMGEKNRQKKVGRGDVVRARIVGVSYVSTANGIRLNVSMTMRQPFLGKIEWIEEATKAKKKPQSKPGQ; encoded by the coding sequence ATGATGCAAGGTTTAAATAAGCCTAATCCATGTAGGGGTGTGTTTAGGGTAATAACAGTAGAGGATTACATTAGGGTTCCCCCCTCGGTGTTTAATGAACCTATTGATAAGATTGCCTACGAGCAGTTGAGAAGTAACTATGAGGGTAAGGTTGATAGGGAGTTAGGGGTCTTTATAGCGGTATTCGATGTGAAGGTTGATAAGAGGGGTGTCATAGTTTACGGTGATGGTGCAACATACCATAAGGTTTCCTTTAAGGCACTTGTCTTCGTCCCACTGATTAATGAGATTGTTGAGGGGGATGTGGTTGATGTTAAGGAGTATGGCGCCCACGTCAGAATAGGTGCCTTAACAGCCTTCATACATAGGTCCCAGGTAATGGATGAGAACGTTGTACTCTTCGATAGGCAGAGCGGCGTCTTCATGGGGGAGAAGAATAGGCAGAAGAAGGTTGGTAGAGGGGATGTGGTTAGGGCTAGGATAGTTGGGGTTAGTTACGTGTCGACGGCTAATGGAATTAGGTTAAACGTATCAATGACTATGAGGCAACCCTTCTTGGGTAAAATTGAGTGGATTGAGGAGGCCACTAAGGCCAAGAAGAAGCCTCAGAGTAAGCCGGGGCAGTGA
- a CDS encoding aldehyde ferredoxin oxidoreductase family protein — MLGYTNKIARINLSTGKVSIEETPEWLINTFIGGKGFVYGILSREVKPGTDPLSSDNKIVVAAGALAGLAPASAKTIVGAVSPLSGLIHDTSVGEWFSYMLRGAGFDALVIEGASKEPVYLWVNKGKVEIRDASRIWGMTTREAARAVREETNRAASVMVIGPAGENLVKISNIMVEGERAGGRGGLGAVFGSKRLKAIAVHGVPNIKVADPNGFLNAALDIYRRFQTSSDTSESREFGTTNGLMYSGSIGTSPAFNYGRPRLEEDLARKLSGAHFKELGLEVNFPQKPIKIIGALCPVKCSRWFKIPGEEDHVKPEYETLGLVGSATGVFDERYFLKANRLVNDLGLDAIGVGNVIGWAMELYEKGLLTKQDTGGIELKFGNGEALIKMIEDIAYQRDLGKVLAQGVADAAEILGKGAEYAVHFKKIALPAWYPNGPLRGLVISYLTADVGGSHLRGWPQMHDPDTPLKNTVESMINDRDRKVAMDAMGLCVFNPYSVDDMVKLYNLATGRNVNNEYVLKVSTRIDTIARIWHVLLGYVDAWSQVPRKMIVDEEGPKFKREEIEEAVKEFYKLRGWDPETGLPSHDYLRQLGIEWMIPYRDEAERILRQYTPKK, encoded by the coding sequence ATGCTGGGTTATACGAATAAGATTGCGAGGATTAATTTAAGCACTGGTAAGGTTTCAATTGAGGAAACACCCGAATGGTTAATAAACACTTTCATAGGAGGCAAGGGCTTCGTCTACGGTATACTCTCCAGGGAGGTTAAACCCGGCACTGACCCGTTATCAAGTGATAATAAGATTGTTGTAGCGGCCGGTGCGTTAGCTGGATTAGCTCCGGCATCGGCTAAAACCATAGTGGGTGCTGTAAGCCCATTAAGCGGCTTAATTCACGACACCAGCGTTGGGGAGTGGTTCTCATACATGCTTAGGGGGGCTGGCTTTGATGCATTAGTAATAGAGGGTGCCTCCAAGGAGCCGGTTTACCTGTGGGTTAATAAGGGTAAGGTGGAGATTAGGGATGCTTCAAGGATCTGGGGAATGACCACTAGGGAGGCCGCTAGGGCTGTTAGGGAGGAGACTAATAGGGCTGCCTCAGTAATGGTTATTGGGCCAGCTGGGGAGAACTTGGTTAAGATATCTAACATAATGGTTGAGGGTGAGAGGGCTGGTGGCAGGGGTGGTCTTGGTGCTGTCTTCGGTAGTAAGAGGCTTAAGGCCATTGCAGTCCACGGTGTACCGAACATTAAGGTTGCTGATCCTAACGGGTTCCTAAATGCAGCCCTAGACATATACAGGAGGTTCCAAACCTCATCTGACACCTCTGAGTCAAGGGAGTTTGGGACAACCAATGGCCTAATGTACAGTGGTTCAATAGGCACATCACCGGCCTTCAATTACGGTAGACCGAGGCTTGAGGAGGATTTAGCCCGTAAACTCAGTGGGGCTCACTTTAAGGAACTTGGCCTTGAAGTTAACTTCCCGCAGAAGCCCATTAAGATAATTGGCGCATTATGCCCGGTTAAGTGCTCAAGGTGGTTTAAGATACCTGGAGAGGAGGATCACGTTAAGCCTGAGTACGAGACACTGGGTCTAGTGGGTTCAGCCACAGGGGTGTTTGATGAGAGGTACTTCCTTAAGGCTAATAGGCTTGTCAATGACCTTGGCTTAGACGCAATAGGTGTTGGTAATGTTATTGGATGGGCCATGGAGCTTTACGAGAAGGGCCTATTAACTAAGCAGGACACTGGTGGTATTGAGTTGAAGTTCGGTAATGGTGAGGCGTTGATTAAGATGATTGAGGACATAGCCTACCAGAGGGATTTAGGTAAGGTGCTGGCTCAGGGTGTTGCAGATGCAGCTGAGATACTGGGTAAGGGGGCTGAGTACGCTGTCCACTTTAAGAAGATTGCCTTACCTGCCTGGTACCCTAATGGGCCATTAAGGGGCCTCGTGATATCATACTTAACAGCAGATGTTGGTGGAAGCCACTTAAGGGGTTGGCCTCAGATGCATGATCCAGATACTCCACTTAAGAATACTGTGGAATCCATGATTAATGATAGGGATAGGAAGGTTGCAATGGATGCCATGGGGCTCTGCGTGTTTAACCCGTACTCGGTGGATGACATGGTTAAGTTGTATAATTTGGCAACTGGTAGGAATGTTAACAATGAATACGTATTAAAGGTGAGCACTAGGATAGATACAATAGCTAGGATATGGCATGTGCTACTGGGTTACGTTGATGCGTGGAGTCAAGTACCAAGGAAGATGATTGTTGATGAGGAGGGGCCGAAGTTTAAGCGTGAGGAGATTGAGGAGGCTGTTAAGGAATTCTATAAACTGAGGGGTTGGGATCCTGAGACTGGTTTACCATCCCATGATTACTTGAGGCAATTGGGTATTGAGTGGATGATACCGTATAGGGATGAGGCTGAGAGGATTCTAAGGCAATACACCCCTAAGAAGTAG
- a CDS encoding LysE family transporter has protein sequence MIDAVYEYLLGLALGLSLAVPPGPMNALIAAEALKTPLHGTAVGAGAMSADATLMIITYFLYRLVKPYVSYVYFIGGGVMIYLAVLMLRPSRITASAHGLGGVLRNYTKGYVMGVTNPYQIGWWLSAGLTLISIMGVFSIAGLFTGILAWIITYPLAVYTGKRYLGGRYEIIVKTVSGAAIMGFALYFMYIGLTLLLRGVLP, from the coding sequence ATGATTGATGCGGTTTACGAGTATTTGCTTGGCCTAGCCCTAGGCTTATCGTTGGCTGTACCACCAGGCCCTATGAATGCGTTAATAGCCGCTGAGGCCCTTAAGACTCCTCTTCACGGTACTGCAGTTGGGGCTGGTGCAATGTCTGCTGACGCAACGTTAATGATAATAACCTACTTCCTGTACAGGCTTGTGAAACCCTACGTATCTTACGTGTACTTCATTGGTGGTGGGGTAATGATTTACCTAGCCGTATTAATGCTGAGGCCCTCCCGCATTACTGCTAGTGCTCATGGTTTAGGTGGTGTACTTAGGAATTACACCAAGGGGTACGTGATGGGTGTTACAAATCCTTATCAAATAGGGTGGTGGTTGTCAGCTGGGTTAACGTTAATATCAATAATGGGTGTGTTCAGTATTGCGGGCTTATTCACAGGTATTTTAGCCTGGATAATCACCTACCCATTAGCCGTATACACTGGGAAGAGGTACCTTGGGGGTAGGTATGAGATCATTGTGAAGACGGTTTCAGGGGCTGCAATAATGGGTTTCGCCCTCTACTTCATGTACATTGGTTTAACCCTACTTCTTAGGGGTGTATTGCCTTAG
- a CDS encoding mandelate racemase/muconate lactonizing enzyme family protein, which produces MPKLNTIKLIPVSIPYIDDPPTVFQEAWGRQLYVKVELGDLIGWGEVLVYGSNIIDSYIGVFNDVIIPAVTGEVIENVGDVHRLVNKLEKLLFTAGLCGVVSGAMGGLEMALWDALGKYLNKPISELLGVRIRDKVPVYASFPRYSTVDYVVKAVDKALSNGFNTVKLHQHVNDTVDSIKAIRENMGYGVKVALDLNAAFNKPEEALNFLNKVHRYEPYWVEEPIWPPNNYELLTHVADKSPVPIAAGENEYYIGGFKELARIKLMYIQPDVSKVGGLIRFMDIIKEASTLGKPVAPHHRPHKSILTHLYTLHVASVVSNIAIVEWPLSWIKDIYNVDVEVKDGEVSLSRLMNSGVGVNVNEEALGKYPYVSKYSPLVFH; this is translated from the coding sequence ATGCCTAAGTTAAACACCATTAAGTTAATACCAGTCTCAATACCGTACATTGATGATCCACCCACAGTATTTCAGGAGGCTTGGGGTCGTCAACTATACGTGAAGGTTGAATTAGGGGACTTAATAGGCTGGGGTGAGGTGCTTGTTTACGGTAGTAATATCATTGACTCATACATTGGGGTGTTTAATGATGTAATAATCCCAGCGGTCACTGGTGAGGTTATTGAGAATGTGGGTGACGTGCATAGGCTGGTTAATAAGCTTGAGAAGCTCCTATTCACGGCAGGGTTATGTGGTGTTGTATCAGGCGCCATGGGTGGCCTTGAGATGGCGCTCTGGGATGCTTTAGGTAAGTACCTTAATAAGCCTATTAGTGAATTACTGGGTGTTAGGATTAGGGATAAGGTACCGGTTTACGCCAGTTTCCCCAGGTACTCAACGGTGGATTATGTTGTTAAGGCTGTTGATAAGGCGTTAAGTAATGGATTCAACACCGTTAAGCTTCATCAACACGTTAACGATACCGTTGACTCAATTAAGGCCATTAGGGAAAACATGGGTTATGGTGTTAAGGTTGCCTTAGACTTAAACGCCGCCTTCAATAAACCTGAGGAGGCATTGAATTTCCTGAATAAGGTGCATAGGTATGAGCCTTATTGGGTTGAGGAACCAATATGGCCTCCGAATAATTATGAATTACTCACCCATGTTGCCGATAAGTCACCGGTACCCATAGCTGCTGGGGAGAATGAGTACTACATAGGTGGTTTCAAGGAGTTGGCGCGCATTAAGTTAATGTATATTCAACCAGATGTATCCAAGGTGGGGGGTTTAATTAGGTTTATGGATATTATTAAGGAAGCATCAACGTTAGGTAAACCAGTGGCCCCTCACCATAGACCCCATAAGTCAATACTCACCCACTTATATACACTCCACGTCGCCTCAGTGGTAAGTAATATAGCTATTGTTGAGTGGCCATTGTCCTGGATTAAGGATATATATAATGTGGATGTTGAGGTTAAGGATGGTGAAGTAAGCCTATCAAGGCTCATGAACAGTGGAGTCGGGGTTAATGTGAATGAGGAGGCTTTGGGTAAATACCCGTATGTTAGCAAGTATTCGCCATTGGTTTTTCACTAA
- a CDS encoding UxaA family hydrolase, with protein MSDVAGKYPTIKAYIRPDGSVGVRNHVAIIPIDDLSNTAALGVAKLIRGTVAIPHPYGRLQFGRDLNLLFHVLSGTGANPNVYGAIVIGIEDNWANKVADVIAKTGKPVYVFSIEGNGDLKTIEAAARKAKELVQDAGEQQRTEVDLTGIVFSIKCGESDTTSGLASNPALGHTVDKLVDLGNTVMFGETSELTGAEDIVASRIKDPELRSKFMRIYNEYVEVIEREGVDLLGSQPTEGNIKGGLSTIEEKALGNIQKLGTRPITCVADYLDPVPRNGGLCFVNTSSAAAEAVTLFAAKGSVLHFFTTGQGNVVGHPIIPVIKISANPKTVKAMGEHIDVDVSDLLELKVSLQEAGDRIFNYALRVMNGRLTAAEALQHDEFSPIKLYVSA; from the coding sequence GTGAGTGATGTGGCTGGCAAATACCCAACCATTAAGGCGTACATTAGGCCTGATGGAAGCGTAGGGGTAAGGAACCACGTAGCCATAATACCCATTGATGACTTATCAAACACAGCCGCCTTAGGTGTGGCTAAGTTAATTAGGGGTACTGTGGCTATACCGCACCCATACGGTAGATTACAGTTCGGTAGGGACTTGAATCTACTATTCCATGTATTATCCGGCACTGGGGCTAATCCCAATGTATACGGCGCCATAGTTATTGGTATTGAGGATAATTGGGCTAATAAGGTTGCTGATGTGATAGCTAAGACGGGTAAGCCGGTTTACGTATTCAGTATTGAGGGTAATGGTGATTTAAAAACCATTGAGGCAGCGGCTAGGAAGGCTAAGGAGCTTGTTCAGGATGCTGGTGAGCAGCAGAGAACTGAGGTTGATTTAACAGGCATAGTGTTCAGTATAAAGTGCGGTGAATCAGACACCACATCAGGCTTAGCATCAAACCCAGCATTAGGGCATACTGTGGATAAGTTGGTGGATTTAGGGAATACGGTAATGTTTGGTGAAACCTCAGAGCTAACGGGGGCTGAGGATATTGTAGCCAGTCGCATAAAGGATCCTGAGTTAAGGAGTAAATTCATGAGGATTTACAACGAGTACGTTGAGGTAATTGAAAGGGAAGGCGTTGACCTACTTGGTTCACAGCCAACTGAAGGCAATATTAAAGGCGGTTTATCAACAATAGAGGAGAAGGCACTAGGCAACATTCAGAAATTAGGCACTAGGCCAATTACGTGTGTTGCCGATTACCTGGACCCAGTACCAAGGAACGGGGGCTTATGCTTCGTTAACACTTCATCAGCAGCCGCGGAGGCTGTGACGTTATTCGCCGCTAAGGGCTCTGTGCTTCACTTCTTCACCACAGGTCAAGGTAACGTGGTGGGTCATCCAATAATACCTGTTATCAAGATTTCAGCCAACCCAAAGACCGTTAAGGCAATGGGTGAGCACATTGACGTTGATGTATCAGACCTACTGGAGCTTAAGGTTAGCCTACAGGAGGCTGGGGATAGGATCTTCAACTACGCGTTAAGGGTAATGAATGGTAGATTAACCGCAGCTGAGGCGCTTCAGCATGATGAATTCTCACCCATTAAACTATACGTGAGTGCGTGA